From one Catellatospora sp. IY07-71 genomic stretch:
- a CDS encoding SDR family oxidoreductase, which produces MADGRIAVVTGASSGIGRAVAEHLARAGARVVAAGRNADELGRLADELAAAPGEIVTAAGDMTEPGYAQGLLATAERTWGPATVFVLSAGQGLPGTVLGSDPARWRELVETNYLAVLHQLRAGGAEFARQATADGGGQARDIVVIGSTVGRQVSAANPVYGSTKFALHSLVEALRQEVCAHNVRVTLIEPGFVRSGFQEAAGYDMAWFDRIAEECGPLLTPDDVAETVGFVIDRPRHVHLDDIRLRPTRQRA; this is translated from the coding sequence ATGGCTGACGGACGTATCGCCGTCGTGACCGGGGCGTCCTCCGGCATCGGCCGCGCGGTCGCCGAGCACCTCGCCCGGGCCGGCGCCCGCGTGGTGGCGGCCGGCCGCAACGCCGACGAGCTCGGCAGGCTCGCCGACGAGCTCGCCGCGGCGCCCGGCGAGATCGTCACCGCCGCCGGGGACATGACCGAGCCCGGGTACGCCCAAGGGCTGCTCGCCACCGCGGAGCGGACCTGGGGACCGGCGACGGTGTTCGTGCTGTCGGCCGGTCAGGGCCTGCCCGGCACCGTGCTGGGTTCGGACCCCGCCCGGTGGCGGGAGCTGGTCGAGACCAACTACCTCGCCGTGCTGCACCAGCTGCGGGCCGGCGGGGCGGAGTTCGCCAGACAGGCCACGGCCGACGGCGGCGGCCAGGCGCGGGACATCGTCGTCATCGGATCGACGGTGGGCCGCCAGGTCTCGGCGGCCAACCCGGTCTACGGTTCGACCAAGTTCGCGCTCCACTCGCTGGTCGAGGCGCTGCGCCAGGAGGTCTGCGCCCACAACGTCCGGGTCACCCTGATCGAGCCCGGGTTCGTCCGCTCCGGCTTCCAGGAGGCGGCCGGTTACGACATGGCGTGGTTCGACCGGATCGCCGAGGAGTGCGGGCCCCTGCTGACACCCGACGACGTCGCCGAGACCGTCGGTTTCGTCATCGACCGGCCCCGGCACGTGCACCTCGACGACATCCGGCTGCGCCCCACCCGGCAACGAGCATGA
- a CDS encoding non-ribosomal peptide synthetase — translation MLTGLLRAHAQAHPDRTAVVAGPGRVTYRELDDRVTGTAGLLHEHGIGPGRLVGVYLDRTPDTVVAMLAALRAGAAYTVVDPTEPVGESAARLAAARPDVVLAAPRHAGEFAGLGLPVTQPPAGPHPRAGAAPAVAAGEHDPAYVLYTSGSTGVPKGVVVSHANIRHYTESLLDRLAITEPLAYAHVTTLAADLGNTCVFLALWTGGTLHLVDDATRRDPQALRRYLRDERIDVLKTTPSHWAAVLPGFDDDPQAGPALRLLVLGGELLSLPLARRVLASGAARKLINHYGPTETTVGVACHVLDGPAQVDGLGDAASVPIGRPLGANRLFVRTADGQFRERDATGELYVAGPSVALGYRGDAAATAAAFTGDLEQAHPGLGRAYRTGDRVRVDADGVLEFLGRGDRQVKIKGYRVELGHVENGLRRLPAVADAVVVHRADRRPALVAAVVTNTRRHGPQPDLHRQVRRLLPPYLVPDRIEFFDAFPRNDNGKTDHGTLRELIETRLARAAAPPATAPADPVLADVRAAWQRALGHQAFGADDDFTAAGGNSIDAITVIGNLQARGYAVSAAAFLAAPTPAALAARLRAAAHRDAPGPDRPPAADDGTALSPAQSWFFAQDFAQPDRWSQALLLDIDAGVRVPELAAAVRDVLTMHPMLRTAFGPHGPGGRGRRREVRPPRDVLTSTPLPAGDEAAAGHIQQIAGDRQAELSIVDGTVFKAHLFRGDTQAHLLLLCHHLSVDAISWRILVDDLSRCYDERSRGGEPRLRQSQPGFGAWATHLRDNADRLRPDLAYWDGLDRFPAYPATAADGGNLEQDAQAVWFGLTPAETDAMTSTAANRAGGAAPHVMLLGALAHALAELHGTDEVVLDVESHGRAVLDETIDLARTVGWFTSTFPVRLAVTAGDLAATTKAAAAALDGVPRLGVAYGLHGLPRRSDVCFNYLGSLPLPHTDDLRPVVSRHAVGPVRGPGNDRVHGLKVTARISDGRLVVDLSFSARRHDPERMRALGRAVRACLLDACGLPDSAAPLVTERGSSTGLLVQVPSALLGEPPAATVREYRRVLLTGATGFIGAHLLHLLLTRTEARITCLVREKAGTTPLQRLRDAYAWHIPGEGLDRPGGRIEVLAADLSQPGLGLAPAEHARLSREVEAIYHLAADTRLFGEHDTFAAHNVASVRALVRLATTGRPKDLHHVSTLAVCGSGSDGDPAVFSEDTLDVGQRFLNEYERSKYDAERVVRDFAAHGGAAFVYRTGNVTGHSVTGRFQRNGGDSRLVQLLRACVHLGRVPRLGSQTVALSPVDVVAAGILEISRCARIPGGTFHVDTAHHVRYADVFAALRDLGCELDETDAPGFADLFEPHLSGGDPAVLLAHFWAGRPERNVRYDHSRTRRTLAALGVEFPVLTRAWLVRHLDGLQRQGELVPPARTGAAHG, via the coding sequence ATGCTCACGGGGCTGCTTCGCGCGCACGCACAGGCTCATCCGGACCGCACCGCCGTGGTCGCCGGACCTGGGCGGGTCACCTACCGAGAACTCGACGACCGCGTCACCGGGACCGCCGGGCTGCTGCACGAGCACGGCATCGGGCCCGGCCGCCTCGTCGGCGTCTATCTGGACCGGACCCCGGACACCGTCGTGGCCATGCTCGCCGCGCTCCGGGCCGGCGCCGCCTACACCGTCGTCGACCCGACCGAGCCGGTCGGCGAGAGCGCGGCCCGGCTCGCCGCGGCCCGCCCCGACGTCGTGCTGGCCGCGCCCCGCCACGCCGGTGAGTTCGCCGGCCTCGGCCTGCCCGTGACCCAGCCGCCGGCCGGGCCGCACCCGCGGGCCGGTGCCGCACCGGCCGTCGCAGCCGGCGAGCACGATCCGGCGTACGTGCTCTACACGTCGGGCTCCACGGGCGTGCCCAAGGGCGTGGTGGTCTCCCACGCCAACATCCGCCACTACACCGAGTCGCTGCTCGACCGGCTCGCCATCACCGAGCCGCTCGCCTACGCCCACGTCACCACGCTCGCCGCGGACCTCGGCAACACCTGCGTGTTCCTGGCCCTGTGGACCGGCGGCACGCTGCACCTGGTCGACGACGCGACGCGGCGCGATCCCCAGGCGCTGCGCCGCTACCTGCGCGACGAACGCATCGACGTGCTGAAGACGACGCCGTCGCACTGGGCCGCGGTGCTGCCGGGCTTCGACGACGATCCGCAGGCCGGACCCGCCCTGCGCCTGCTCGTCCTCGGCGGTGAACTGCTCAGCCTGCCGCTCGCCCGGCGCGTGCTCGCCTCCGGCGCGGCCCGGAAGCTGATCAACCACTACGGTCCCACGGAGACGACCGTGGGCGTCGCCTGCCACGTGCTCGACGGCCCGGCGCAGGTCGACGGCCTCGGCGACGCGGCGTCCGTGCCGATCGGCCGGCCGCTGGGCGCCAACCGGCTGTTCGTACGGACCGCCGACGGGCAGTTCCGGGAGCGCGACGCCACCGGGGAGCTGTACGTGGCGGGGCCCTCGGTCGCCCTCGGCTACCGTGGCGACGCCGCCGCGACCGCCGCCGCCTTCACCGGCGACCTCGAACAGGCCCACCCCGGGCTGGGGCGCGCCTACCGCACCGGCGACCGGGTGCGCGTCGACGCCGACGGCGTGCTGGAGTTCCTCGGCCGGGGCGACCGGCAGGTCAAGATCAAGGGGTACCGGGTCGAGCTGGGCCACGTGGAGAACGGGCTGCGCCGCCTGCCCGCCGTCGCCGACGCGGTCGTCGTGCACCGCGCCGACCGCCGCCCGGCCCTGGTCGCCGCCGTCGTCACGAACACCCGCCGCCACGGCCCCCAGCCCGACCTGCACCGGCAGGTGCGCCGGCTCCTGCCGCCGTACCTGGTCCCCGACCGGATCGAGTTCTTCGACGCGTTTCCGCGCAACGACAACGGCAAGACCGACCACGGCACCCTGCGCGAACTGATCGAGACGCGGCTCGCGCGCGCCGCCGCCCCGCCCGCGACGGCACCCGCCGACCCCGTCCTCGCCGACGTCCGTGCCGCCTGGCAGCGGGCGCTGGGCCACCAGGCGTTCGGCGCCGACGACGACTTCACCGCCGCCGGCGGCAACTCGATCGACGCCATCACGGTGATCGGCAACCTGCAGGCCCGGGGCTACGCCGTCTCGGCCGCGGCGTTCCTGGCCGCGCCCACCCCGGCGGCGCTCGCCGCCCGGCTGCGCGCGGCGGCGCACCGCGACGCGCCCGGCCCGGACCGGCCGCCCGCGGCGGATGACGGCACTGCGCTGTCCCCGGCCCAGTCCTGGTTCTTCGCCCAGGACTTCGCCCAGCCGGACCGGTGGAGTCAGGCACTCCTGCTGGACATCGACGCGGGGGTGCGCGTGCCCGAACTGGCCGCGGCCGTGCGGGACGTGCTGACCATGCATCCCATGCTGCGCACCGCGTTCGGCCCGCACGGCCCCGGCGGCCGGGGCCGCCGCCGCGAGGTGCGCCCACCACGGGACGTGCTCACCAGCACCCCGCTGCCCGCCGGGGACGAGGCCGCGGCCGGGCACATCCAGCAGATCGCCGGGGACCGGCAGGCCGAACTGAGCATCGTGGACGGCACCGTCTTCAAGGCGCACCTGTTCCGCGGCGACACCCAGGCGCACCTGCTGCTGCTGTGCCATCACCTGTCCGTCGACGCCATCTCCTGGCGCATCCTCGTCGACGACCTCAGCCGCTGCTACGACGAGCGCTCCCGCGGCGGCGAGCCCCGCCTGCGCCAGAGCCAGCCCGGGTTCGGCGCATGGGCCACCCACCTGCGCGACAACGCCGACCGGCTGCGCCCGGACCTGGCGTACTGGGACGGCCTCGACCGGTTCCCGGCGTACCCCGCCACCGCCGCCGACGGCGGCAACCTCGAACAGGACGCGCAGGCGGTGTGGTTCGGGCTGACCCCGGCCGAGACCGACGCGATGACCAGCACGGCCGCGAACCGGGCCGGCGGCGCGGCGCCACACGTGATGCTGCTCGGCGCGCTGGCCCACGCCCTGGCGGAACTGCACGGCACCGACGAGGTCGTGCTGGACGTCGAGAGCCACGGCCGTGCCGTGCTCGACGAGACGATCGACCTCGCCCGGACGGTCGGCTGGTTCACCTCCACCTTCCCGGTCCGGCTGGCCGTCACCGCCGGCGACCTGGCCGCCACCACCAAGGCGGCGGCCGCGGCGCTGGACGGCGTGCCCCGGCTCGGCGTCGCCTACGGCCTGCACGGCCTGCCCCGCCGCTCCGACGTGTGCTTCAACTACCTCGGCTCGCTGCCGCTGCCGCACACCGACGACCTGCGGCCGGTGGTGTCCCGCCACGCCGTGGGACCCGTGCGCGGCCCCGGCAACGACCGGGTCCACGGCCTGAAGGTCACCGCCCGGATCAGCGACGGGCGGCTGGTCGTCGACCTGTCGTTCAGCGCCCGCAGGCACGACCCCGAGCGGATGCGTGCCCTCGGCCGCGCCGTGCGGGCCTGCCTGCTGGACGCCTGCGGCCTGCCCGACAGCGCGGCGCCGCTGGTGACCGAGCGGGGATCCAGCACGGGCCTGCTGGTCCAGGTGCCGTCCGCGCTGCTCGGCGAGCCGCCCGCCGCGACGGTCCGGGAGTACCGGCGCGTCCTGCTGACCGGCGCGACCGGGTTCATCGGTGCGCACCTGCTGCACCTGCTGCTCACCCGGACCGAAGCGCGGATCACCTGCCTGGTGCGGGAGAAGGCGGGCACGACCCCGCTGCAGCGCCTGCGCGACGCGTACGCGTGGCACATCCCGGGTGAAGGGCTCGACCGGCCTGGCGGCCGCATCGAGGTGCTGGCCGCGGACCTGTCCCAGCCCGGCCTCGGGCTCGCCCCCGCCGAGCACGCCCGGCTGAGCCGCGAGGTCGAGGCGATCTACCACCTGGCCGCCGACACCCGGCTGTTCGGCGAGCACGACACCTTCGCCGCGCACAACGTCGCCTCGGTCCGCGCGCTGGTTCGCCTCGCGACCACCGGCCGCCCGAAGGACCTGCACCACGTGTCGACCCTTGCGGTGTGCGGCAGCGGATCCGACGGCGACCCGGCCGTGTTCTCCGAGGACACCCTCGACGTCGGCCAGCGCTTCCTGAACGAGTACGAGCGCAGCAAGTACGACGCCGAACGGGTCGTCAGGGACTTCGCCGCGCACGGCGGCGCCGCGTTCGTGTACCGGACGGGCAACGTCACCGGGCACTCGGTCACCGGCCGCTTCCAGCGCAACGGCGGCGACAGCCGGCTGGTGCAGCTGCTGCGCGCCTGCGTACACCTCGGACGGGTGCCCCGCCTGGGGTCGCAGACCGTGGCCCTGAGCCCGGTGGACGTCGTCGCCGCCGGCATCCTGGAGATCTCGCGCTGCGCCCGGATCCCCGGCGGCACGTTCCACGTCGACACGGCCCACCACGTCCGCTACGCCGACGTGTTCGCCGCCCTGCGGGACCTGGGCTGCGAGCTGGACGAGACCGACGCGCCCGGGTTCGCCGACCTGTTCGAGCCGCACCTGTCCGGCGGCGACCCCGCGGTGCTGCTCGCACACTTCTGGGCCGGGCGTCCCGAGCGCAACGTCCGGTACGACCACTCCCGTACCCGGCGCACGCTCGCCGCGCTGGGCGTGGAGTTCCCCGTGCTGACCCGCGCCTGGCTGGTCAGGCACCTCGACGGACTGCAGCGGCAGGGCGAGCTCGTCCCGCCCGCACGGACAGGAGCAGCACATGGCTGA
- a CDS encoding 2OG-Fe(II) oxygenase, whose product MSATETIVRTATNVIATELTTETLLALAGREIGAIHVKGYYPVAIAAEVAQKAIDHPALGHYHKQYTSSVGRVYMPHIDTKWDPELTAKYHDAALPAIADVRSMFHPYLAPVDKVRLDLQELWPAGANLLRLRGRACFVGAFRVFQPSTSEFYPHNDAIDQETDAPEIEGVLNQLVANIYLQVPEEGGDLHLWLREPTAAETEIILDVEGLDPKSVEEPVHVIHPEAGDLIIFSPRMLHAVTPGQGTHRVGAAAFIASKGPAEPLVFWS is encoded by the coding sequence ATGTCTGCTACCGAGACCATCGTCAGGACCGCGACGAACGTCATCGCCACCGAACTGACCACCGAGACGCTGCTGGCGCTGGCGGGCCGGGAGATCGGCGCCATCCACGTCAAGGGCTACTACCCGGTCGCCATCGCCGCCGAGGTGGCGCAGAAGGCGATCGACCACCCCGCGCTCGGGCACTACCACAAGCAGTACACGAGCAGCGTCGGCCGCGTGTACATGCCGCACATCGACACCAAGTGGGACCCGGAGCTGACCGCGAAGTACCACGACGCCGCGCTGCCCGCCATCGCCGACGTCCGCTCGATGTTCCACCCCTACCTGGCGCCCGTGGACAAGGTGCGCCTGGACCTGCAGGAGCTGTGGCCGGCGGGGGCGAACCTGCTGCGGCTGCGGGGCCGGGCCTGCTTCGTCGGCGCCTTCCGCGTCTTCCAGCCGTCGACGTCCGAGTTCTACCCGCACAACGACGCCATCGACCAGGAGACCGACGCCCCGGAGATCGAGGGCGTCCTGAACCAGCTGGTCGCCAACATCTACCTCCAGGTCCCCGAAGAGGGCGGCGACCTGCACCTGTGGCTGCGTGAACCGACCGCCGCGGAGACCGAGATCATCCTCGACGTGGAGGGCCTGGACCCGAAGTCCGTCGAGGAGCCGGTCCACGTGATCCACCCGGAGGCCGGCGACCTCATCATCTTCAGCCCCCGCATGCTGCACGCGGTGACGCCCGGACAGGGCACCCACCGCGTCGGCGCGGCCGCGTTCATCGCGTCGAAGGGCCCGGCGGAACCGCTCGTGTTCTGGAGCTGA
- a CDS encoding GNAT family N-acetyltransferase gives MQTRVETIVLPDGVRMVHHAADLPRAAWDALTGPGDFWLTCRWLDVVEATAGVPMAYLWTERAGRPVACLATATATAAVPWALGRPDVLLRLAAKSQLPGAAEFLAGLPGEPTEQLMPTLLAGGRHTGSTRMLCGPDATPADVTALAAAAEELGRRAQAATVCYLYLDEHDRALADVLTRRGYRHFTTGEYCSLRVPPDGFDGYLAALPRKRRQAVTADRRRIQAADVTVTAEALAQSDLDRFAELESGLLAKYGIDLRPPQLLPLLRQLRDGFGGDAFAMVARAEGEVRGFALILRHHDTWYARQTGYDYAYQQRTGAPLYFELLYYRLVEEAAAAGVRAIHYGLGSADTKRSRGCTSTEQRCHLLFLSGQRQGAPA, from the coding sequence GTGCAGACCCGAGTGGAGACCATCGTGCTGCCCGACGGCGTGCGGATGGTCCATCACGCAGCCGACCTGCCCCGCGCCGCCTGGGACGCGCTGACCGGGCCCGGCGACTTCTGGCTCACCTGCCGCTGGCTCGACGTGGTCGAGGCCACCGCGGGCGTGCCGATGGCGTACCTGTGGACCGAGCGCGCGGGCAGGCCGGTCGCCTGCCTGGCCACCGCGACCGCGACCGCCGCCGTGCCGTGGGCCCTGGGCCGGCCGGACGTCCTGCTCCGGCTTGCCGCGAAGTCCCAGCTGCCCGGGGCCGCCGAGTTCCTGGCCGGGCTGCCCGGCGAGCCGACCGAGCAGCTCATGCCCACCCTGCTCGCCGGCGGCCGGCACACCGGCAGCACCCGGATGCTGTGCGGGCCCGACGCCACCCCGGCCGACGTCACGGCGCTGGCCGCCGCCGCGGAGGAGCTCGGCCGCCGGGCACAGGCCGCGACCGTCTGCTACCTCTACCTCGACGAGCACGACCGCGCCCTGGCCGACGTGCTCACCCGGCGCGGCTACCGGCACTTCACCACCGGGGAGTACTGCTCACTGCGGGTGCCGCCGGACGGCTTCGACGGCTACCTGGCCGCGCTGCCCCGCAAACGCCGCCAGGCCGTCACCGCCGACCGCAGGCGTATCCAGGCCGCCGACGTCACGGTGACCGCCGAGGCCCTCGCACAGTCCGATCTCGACCGGTTCGCCGAGCTGGAATCCGGGCTGCTGGCCAAGTACGGCATCGACCTGCGTCCGCCACAGCTGCTGCCCCTGCTCCGGCAGCTGCGCGACGGCTTCGGCGGCGACGCGTTCGCGATGGTGGCCCGCGCCGAGGGCGAAGTCCGCGGCTTCGCCCTGATCCTGCGCCACCACGACACCTGGTACGCCCGGCAGACCGGCTACGACTACGCCTACCAGCAGCGCACCGGCGCCCCGCTGTACTTCGAGCTGCTCTACTACCGCCTCGTCGAGGAGGCGGCCGCCGCCGGCGTGCGCGCCATCCACTACGGACTTGGCAGCGCCGACACCAAACGATCCCGCGGCTGCACGTCCACGGAACAGCGCTGCCACCTGCTGTTCCTCTCCGGCCAACGGCAAGGAGCACCGGCATGA
- a CDS encoding MFS transporter translates to MTLLDTAKAAERAPVLPRGPGVALYGAAGFANALGMGFFYPFSLLFYTELSGVPLRTVGVVLTVTALAVLPGLLAVGRLVDRVGPRPVLVASSVLRGLCFLGFIALPGVVPLAVFSFLLALGNRADNAAAPLLALRLAPPGQSSRWLALSRVVFNAGMGLGALIAGVFIVDTTSGFVALGAVYAAGMALTAALYFSTRAVTPPGPAPAGPTRSRPAPPWGDVAFIRVATANAVLLTAALAVETGMPVFVLRELAMPSWTIGLLFAVNTALLALLQLPVSRVLDGFRPAVVLALGGLSYAALYAALLLADGAGPQLQVALLVGGIAVYTLGELAVSQAALVMLTGLPPDRQKGSYLAFNQFFVGGATALSPLLATSLLTGMPTALWWALAGLSAVSAAVLLPGRLRGWRAAA, encoded by the coding sequence ATGACCCTGCTCGACACCGCCAAGGCCGCCGAACGCGCCCCGGTGCTCCCCCGCGGGCCGGGCGTCGCGCTGTACGGCGCCGCCGGTTTCGCCAACGCCCTCGGCATGGGCTTCTTCTACCCGTTCAGCCTGCTGTTCTACACGGAGCTGTCCGGTGTGCCGCTGCGCACGGTCGGCGTCGTGCTGACCGTCACCGCGCTCGCGGTGCTGCCGGGCCTGCTCGCCGTCGGCCGCCTCGTGGACCGCGTCGGGCCGCGGCCGGTCCTCGTCGCGTCGTCGGTGCTGCGCGGCCTGTGCTTCCTCGGCTTCATCGCCCTGCCGGGCGTGGTCCCGCTGGCGGTCTTCAGCTTCCTGCTCGCCCTGGGCAACCGGGCCGACAACGCCGCCGCCCCGCTGCTCGCCCTGCGCCTGGCCCCGCCCGGCCAGTCCAGCCGGTGGCTGGCCCTGTCGCGGGTGGTGTTCAACGCGGGCATGGGCCTCGGCGCGCTCATCGCGGGCGTGTTCATCGTGGACACGACGTCAGGCTTCGTGGCCCTCGGCGCGGTGTACGCGGCGGGCATGGCCCTGACCGCCGCGCTCTACTTCAGCACCCGGGCCGTCACCCCGCCCGGACCGGCACCGGCCGGGCCCACCCGCAGCCGCCCCGCCCCTCCGTGGGGCGACGTCGCGTTCATCCGCGTCGCGACCGCCAACGCGGTGCTGCTGACGGCCGCGCTCGCCGTGGAGACCGGCATGCCGGTGTTCGTGCTGCGCGAGCTGGCGATGCCGTCCTGGACGATCGGTCTGCTGTTCGCCGTCAACACCGCCCTGCTGGCACTGCTCCAGCTGCCGGTCAGCCGGGTGCTGGACGGGTTCCGTCCCGCGGTCGTGCTCGCCCTCGGCGGGCTGTCGTACGCCGCGCTGTACGCCGCGCTGCTGCTCGCCGACGGGGCCGGTCCGCAGCTGCAGGTCGCCCTGCTGGTCGGCGGCATCGCCGTCTACACGCTGGGCGAACTGGCCGTCTCCCAGGCCGCCCTGGTCATGCTGACCGGCCTGCCCCCGGACCGGCAGAAGGGCTCCTACCTGGCCTTCAACCAGTTCTTCGTGGGCGGCGCGACGGCGCTGTCGCCGCTGCTGGCCACCTCCCTGCTCACCGGGATGCCCACCGCGCTGTGGTGGGCGCTGGCGGGGCTCAGCGCGGTGTCGGCCGCGGTGCTGCTGCCGGGCCGCCTGCGCGGCTGGCGGGCGGCGGCGTAG
- a CDS encoding DUF2804 domain-containing protein, with the protein MTHEREITEPVDLCLPSGRLNPDAVGWSRRPLHLGNLRGWGRAKRWEYWGVVTPGHIVGLVASSLDYAGVHGVYVLDRATGRELNTDAVVPFARGTVFADRSGLGRTSVRGGGIEIDIEEGPHGSSVRATAPGVQVDLTMPLPDGHESLGVVIPWSSRRFQYTVKDVGRPVHGTLTVAGRTVAISAGDSFAVLDHGRGKWPYRIRWNWAAGSGPGRAIQLGGRWTDGTGLTENALFVAGRLHKIGDELRWSYDRTDWLRPWRITGTRVDAHFHPFHEKVSRTELGVLANETHQCFGHFTGWAETDGGERVDLDGLTGWAEEARNRW; encoded by the coding sequence GTGACGCACGAGCGAGAGATCACCGAGCCCGTCGACCTGTGCCTGCCCAGCGGCAGGCTGAATCCCGACGCGGTCGGCTGGAGCAGGCGGCCGCTGCACCTCGGCAACCTGCGCGGCTGGGGACGCGCCAAGCGCTGGGAGTACTGGGGCGTGGTCACCCCCGGCCACATCGTCGGGCTCGTCGCGTCGTCGCTGGACTACGCCGGGGTGCACGGGGTGTACGTGCTCGACCGGGCCACCGGGCGCGAGCTGAACACCGACGCGGTCGTGCCGTTCGCGCGCGGCACGGTGTTCGCCGACCGCAGCGGGCTCGGCCGCACGTCGGTGCGCGGCGGCGGGATTGAGATCGACATCGAGGAGGGCCCGCACGGCAGCTCCGTCCGGGCGACGGCGCCGGGTGTCCAGGTGGACCTCACCATGCCGCTGCCCGACGGGCACGAGTCGCTGGGTGTGGTCATCCCGTGGAGTTCGCGCCGGTTCCAGTACACGGTCAAGGACGTCGGCCGCCCCGTGCACGGCACGCTGACCGTCGCGGGCCGGACCGTCGCGATCAGCGCCGGGGACTCGTTCGCGGTGCTCGACCACGGGCGCGGCAAGTGGCCGTACCGCATCCGCTGGAACTGGGCCGCGGGCAGCGGACCGGGGCGGGCGATCCAGCTGGGCGGGCGGTGGACCGACGGCACCGGGCTCACCGAGAACGCGCTGTTCGTGGCCGGGCGGCTGCACAAGATCGGCGACGAGCTGCGGTGGAGCTACGACCGTACGGACTGGCTGCGCCCATGGCGGATCACCGGCACGCGGGTGGACGCGCACTTTCACCCGTTCCACGAGAAGGTGTCCCGGACCGAGCTGGGTGTGCTCGCCAACGAGACGCACCAGTGCTTCGGCCACTTCACCGGCTGGGCCGAGACCGACGGCGGCGAGCGCGTCGACCTCGACGGCCTCACCGGCTGGGCGGAGGAGGCCCGCAACCGCTGGTGA
- a CDS encoding MerR family transcriptional regulator, with the protein MRIGELAALVGVTTRTVRHYHHLGLLPEPGRTPGGYREYRLRDAVLLARVRRLAELGLSLDEIRDVLADDQGRELREVLTELDADLARQQDAIAARRARLAALLAGAELNPDATVAPDLADALRDLHPAGSAFAALDREMISLIDTGADPAARDHVLALFQPLTTPEARERGHALTARMDAIAGADPADPRVAGLAADLAAHLPAEMAAAMLASLDDAETGRWLDLMSDELAPAQAEVLRLMITTLKEPKA; encoded by the coding sequence ATGCGTATCGGCGAGCTGGCGGCGCTGGTCGGGGTGACCACCCGTACCGTGCGCCACTACCACCACCTGGGGCTGCTGCCCGAGCCCGGCCGGACCCCCGGCGGCTACCGGGAGTACCGGCTGCGCGACGCCGTCCTGCTCGCACGGGTGCGCCGCCTGGCCGAGCTGGGCCTGTCGCTGGACGAGATCCGGGACGTGCTCGCCGACGACCAGGGCCGCGAGCTGCGCGAGGTGCTCACCGAACTGGACGCCGACCTGGCCCGCCAGCAGGACGCGATCGCCGCCCGCCGGGCCCGGCTCGCCGCGCTGCTGGCCGGTGCGGAGCTGAACCCCGACGCGACCGTCGCGCCCGATCTGGCCGACGCGCTGCGCGACCTGCACCCGGCCGGTTCCGCGTTCGCCGCCCTCGACCGCGAGATGATCTCGCTGATCGACACCGGCGCCGACCCGGCCGCCCGTGACCACGTGCTGGCCCTGTTCCAGCCGCTCACCACGCCCGAGGCCCGGGAGCGGGGCCACGCGCTGACCGCGCGCATGGACGCGATCGCCGGCGCCGACCCGGCCGACCCGCGCGTGGCTGGGCTCGCCGCCGACCTGGCCGCGCACCTGCCGGCGGAGATGGCCGCGGCGATGCTGGCCAGCCTCGACGACGCCGAGACCGGCCGCTGGCTGGACCTGATGTCCGACGAGCTCGCCCCCGCGCAGGCAGAGGTGCTGCGCCTGATGATCACCACCCTCAAGGAGCCGAAGGCATGA